Proteins found in one Mangifera indica cultivar Alphonso chromosome 15, CATAS_Mindica_2.1, whole genome shotgun sequence genomic segment:
- the LOC123198058 gene encoding uncharacterized protein LOC123198058 translates to MVDNKGDATKKQQQQRSSSPTNPLEDSTEKGELQQQQPTPVVVTGAPFISSPLYVPVGAATSPFEQQFDSVNPKRQRYSSSQWKILPTPSQQQKQTTQMAMMSSESTPSPTTNPINPQGQAHTTAASSSDTTSSPPHSPFPSLSAASGQETNKPEGEQLQPQLRKGKFVSPVWKPNEMLWLARAWKVQYQGGSNGSGLFSRIDQPETVHVTGSTEMPVQATRGKTRADKDREVAEFLQRHGVNRDAKTAGTKWDNMLGEFRKVFEWERGGERDQVGKSYFRLSPYERKLHRLPASFDEEVFEELSQFMGSRIRTPQGRGVSVVVSGDDSRTNVTSTRFLPPPPPFKEDDLSLSARAKQLVMTSGAEAFFHGGRGSLLGFESPVDVGLLPTSSSSSKELRRIGKIRMTWEESVSLWAEEGEHHRGRIRIQGSSFLNADELTFFDDTMVACNMEAFEDGPLRGFSVDRFLPGQQVKVFGRRKFSSTSASSGFIERVQLPSAEHSIRSIAPSPWEHQDPTEYYVGCLRVPPATLPTLFELSWHLQEPPPEELRFPLRKDVYRDLPQGKELFFSTSTELLDCRAITYDILSPLIRNNPSLSAATATSRDSFTGLWDDCINRVVSKFCSVEMVIVRKPSSSSPEPLQDQWPNVTGFVRNFCLWRGEEADQLREGQLDPSSSIVEKLLWTYMDLPYLFGYHAVGYIVTFCALSRSQDRIIRTDLYSLDLSSPVERLKALIPCYRIAGLLPLLADRFFNNSSGCNYKYYPFSDFERIDMGNGNVIELTPNTVTRYFSSKRKFAAVKEIYDFLDHRIPHSESIYRSSEKDLALVFKPRGCKFKPSNCDQLIEALKYVTKALVALHDLSFMHRDLSWEKVMRRSDREDEWFVCGFDEAVGAPQIYPHGAVGVEARGRHAPEMGRGLHGVKVDVWGVGYLVKTCGLSNVPKMLRELQGRCLEQSPEQRPTAADCYHHLLQLQSSLSATCTASY, encoded by the exons ATGGTTGATAACAAAGGAGACGCAACCAAGAAGCAGCAGCAACAACGGTCATCTTCTCCTACGAACCCACTTGAGGATTCGACGGAAAAAGGGGAACTTCAACAACAACAGCCAACACCTGTTGTGGTAACCGGAGCTCCGTTTATCTCTTCACCTCTATATGTTCCTGTTGGTGCTGCTACTAGTCCGTTTGAGCAACAATTTGATTCTGTGAATCCGAAGAGACAAAGGTATAGTAGTAGTCAATGGAAGATTTTACCAACCCCATCTCAACAACAAAAGCAAACAACCCAAATGGCTATGATGAGCAGTGAATCAACGCCATCACCAACTACAAATCCCATAAATCCACAAGGTCAAGCTCACACAACTGCAGCTTCATCCTCCGACACAACCTCCTCTCCTCCACACTCTCCATTTCCCTCTCTCTCTGCAGCCTCTGGTCAAGAGACAAACAAACCGGAGGGAGAACAATTACAACCCCAGTtgagaaaaggaaaatttgtGAGCCCGGTTTGGAAACCAAACGAGATGTTGTGGCTGGCTAGGGCTTGGAAGGTTCAGTACCAAGGTGGATCAAACGGGTCTGGTTTATTCTCTAGAATCGATCAGCCAGAAACTGTCCACGTCACTGGCAGCACTGAGATGCCAGTTCAAGCAACAAGAGGAAAAACCAGGGCCGATAAAGATAGAGAAGTTGCGGAGTTCTTGCAAAGACACGGTGTCAACAGAGATGCTAAAACTGCTGGGACTAAATGGGATAACATGTTGGGTGAATTTAGAAAAGTTTTTGAGTGGGAAAGAGGTGGTGAACGAGATCAAGTCGGAAAGAGTTATTTTAGACTCTCTCCTTATGAGAGGAAGCTACACAGATTGCCAGCTTCTTTTGACGAAGAGGTCTTTGAGGAATTGTCTCAGTTCATGGGCTCTCGTATCAGAACACCTCAGGGCAGAGGGGTTTCTGTTGTCGTTTCTGGTGATGATAGTAGAACAAATGTTACTAGTACCAGATTTCTTCCTCCTCCCCCTCCTTTCAAAGAAGATGACCTCTCGCTCTCAG cGAGGGCGAAGCAACTAGTGATGACAAGTGGAGCTGAAGCTTTCTTTCATGGTGGTAGAGGGAGTTTACTAGGGTTTGAATCTCCAGTAGACGTGGGTCTTCTTCCCACCTCATCTTCCTCCTCCAAGGAACTTCGCAGAATTGGGAAAATAAGAATGACATGGGAGGAATCAGTGAGTTTGTGGGCTGAAGAAGGAGAGCACCACAGAGGGAGAATTAGAATTCAAGGTTCAAGCTTTCTTAATGCAGATGAACTTACTTTCTTTGATGATACAATGGTTGCTTGCAATATGGAAGCCTTCGAAGACGGTCCTCTTAGAGGCTTTTCTGTAGATAGATTCCTTCCCGGACAACAAGTCAAAGTCTTTGGCAGAAGAAAGTTTTCCTCAACTTCTGCATCTTCTG GTTTCATTGAAAGAGTTCAGCTTCCATCTGCAGAACACTCCATCAGAT CAATTGCTCCGTCTCCATGGGAGCATCAAGATCCAACTGAGTACTACGTGGGTTGTCTGCGAGTTCCCCCAGCAACACTGCCCACTTTGTTCGAGCTTTCATGGCATTTACAAGAACCTCCACCAGAGGAATTACGTTTCCCACTTCGAAAAGATGTCTATAGAGACTTACCACAAGGCAAAGAGCTCTTCTTCTCCACTTCAACTGAATTGTTGGATTGTAGAGCTATTACATATGATATTTTAAGTCCACTTATTCGAAATAACCCTAGCCTGAGTGCTGCAACTGCTACTAGTAGAGACTCGTTCACTGGCCTTTGGGATGATTGTATCAATAGGGTTGTCTCCAAGTTTTGTTCTGTTGAAATGGTCATTGTACGCAAACCCTCTTCGTCCTCACCTGAGCCATTGCAGGATCAGTGGCCAAATGTGACTGgttttgttagaaatttttgtCTATGGCGAGGAGAAGAAGCTGATCAATTAAGAGAAGGCCAGCTTGACCCCTCATCTTCCATAGTTGAGAAGCTACTATGGACTTACATGGATCTTCCATACTTATTTGGTTACCACGCAGTTGGCTACATTGTAACCTTCTGTGCCTTGAGCCGATCACAAGATCGCATCATTAGAACTGACTTATATTCACTAGACTTATCTTCACCAGTTGAGAGACTGAAAGCGCTAATCCCGTGTTATAGAATCGCAGGCCTTTTACCATTGCTAGCAGATCGCTTCTTCAACAACAGCAGTGGCTGCAATTACAAGTATTATCCTTTCAGTGATTTCGAAAGAATCGACATGGGCAATGGAAATGTCATTGAACTGACTCCAAACACTGTAACAAGATATTTCTCAAGCAAGAGAAAATTTGCAGCGGTTAAAGAAATATACGACTTCCTCGACCACCGTATTCCACACTCCGAGTCCATTTACCGGTCGTCGGAGAAAGATCTTGCATTAGTGTTTAAGCCTAGAGGGTGTAAATTTAAGCCCTCAAATTGTGATCAACTCATTGAGGCGCTGAAGTATGTAACAAAAGCCTTGGTTGCATTACATGATTTATCTTTTATGCACCGGGACTTGAGCTGGGAGAAAGTGATGAGAAGAAGCGACAGAGAAGACGAGTGGTTCGTTTGTGGATTTGATGAGGCGGTGGGGGCGCCACAAATATACCCACATGGGGCGGTGGGAGTGGAGGCACGTGGGAGACACGCTCCGGAAATGGGAAGGGGGTTGCATGGAGTAAAGGTTGACGTTTGGGGGGTTGGGTACTTGGTGAAAACCTGCGGGCTTAGCAATGTGCCTAAAATGCTTAGAGAGTTGCAAGGTAGATGTTTGGAGCAGAGCCCAGAGCAGAGACCAACTGCCGCCGACTGCTACCACCACCTGCTTCAGTTGCAGTCGTCTCTGTCAGCCACCTGTACTGCGTCCTATTGA
- the LOC123198062 gene encoding PTI1-like tyrosine-protein kinase At3g15890, which yields MIWNCFCCVSEEKQEISIYTNRDYPWEIYTFKELLHATNNFHNDNKIGEGGFGSVYWGRTSKGNEIAVKRLKAMSAKAEMEFAVEVEILGRVRHKNLLGLRGFYAGGDERLIVYDYMPNHSLVTHLHGQLAPDCMLDWPRRMSIIIGSAEGLTYLHHEADPHIIHRDIKASNVLLDTEFQAKVADFGFAKLIPHGVTHLTTRVKGTLGYLAPEYAMWGKVSESCDVYSFGVLLLEIISAKKPLEKLPGGVKRDIVQWVTPYVQKGAFDHIADPRLKGKFDRDQLKSTVMIAMRCTDGNPDNRPTMVEVVNWLKGGVRRTKKLTYVQDMDEEDEENDENDTDFESYRKEQWNNVKTLDDF from the exons ATGATTTGGAATTGTTTTTGCTGCGTCTCTGAAGAGAAACAGGAGATCAG CATATATACTAACAGGGATTATCCATGGGAAATTTACACCTTCAAGGAGCTTCTTCATGCAACAAACAACTTCCATAATGATAACAAAATTGGCGAGGGAGGATTTGGAAGTGTTTATTGGGGAAGGACAAGTAAAGGCAACGAG ATAGCAGTGAAACGACTGAAAGCGATGAGTGCAAAAGCAGAAATGGAATTTGCAGTTGAAGTGGAGATTCTTGGAAGGGTGAGACACAAGAATCTGTTAGGTTTACGGGGATTTTATGCAGGAGGAGATGAAAGGCTTATAGTTTATGACTACATGCCTAATCATAGTTTGGTCACCCATTTACATGGCCAACTTGCCCCAGATTGTATGCTTGATTGGCCTCGGAGAATGAGCATCATCATCGGATCAGCTGAGGGACTAAC GTATTTGCACCACGAGGCCGATCCTCATATAATTCACAGAGATATAAAGGCAAGTAATGTGCTCTTAGATACAGAATTTCAAGCAAAAGTTGCAGATTTTGGTTTTGCAAAGCTGATACCACATGGGGTTACTCATTTGACCACTAGAGTAAAGGGCACTCTTGGCTATTTAGCACCTGAATACGCCATGTGGGGGAAAGTTTCAGAAAGTTGTGATGTTTATAGCTTTGGGGTTTTGCTTTTAGAGATTATTAGTGCAAAGAAGCCATTAGAGAAGCTCCCTGGAGGAGTGAAGCGCGATATTGTGCAGTGGGTCACTCCTTACGTTCAAAAGGGTGCATTTGATCACATTGCGGACCCCAGACTGAAGGGTAAGTTTGATCGTGATCAACTGAAATCAACGGTCATGATTGCGATGAGATGTACTGATGGTAACCCTGATAACCGGCCTACAATGGTGGAAGTGGTGAATTGGTTAAAGGGTGGTGTAAGGAGGACAAAAAAGTTGACTTATGTTCAAGATatggatgaagaagatgaagaaaacgACGAAAATGATACTGATTTTGAAAGCTATAGAAAGGAACAATGGAATAATGTGAAGACATTGGATGACTTTtaa
- the LOC123197697 gene encoding transcription factor bHLH36-like, giving the protein MGQASLDDFNLTQQMGKGKQYNILSSAKDSDRCDNINDSEKKIPRKEIERRRRHEMSMLNASLRSLLPIEYIKGKRSASDHINEAVNYIKNLEKKIQDLSLKRDSLKNYNFSETLDHGNATSSKNLTNSSVTVSPYCGGVEIVINSVLGEEGLLLSRVLEVVLEEGLDITRCVSTQTDDGFFHNIQSEVEDLTGIDLCELQQKLNDVIVSTS; this is encoded by the exons ATGGGTCAAGCTTCGCTGGATGATTTTAACCTAACCCAACAAATGGGAAAGGggaaacaatataatatattatcttctGCAAAAGATAGTGATAGATGTGATAATATCAATGATTCTGAGAAGAAGATCCCGCGTAAGGAAATCGAAAGGAGAAGAAGACACGAAATGTCCATGCTTAACGCATCCCTTCGATCTTTGCTCCCTATTGAATATATTAAG GGAAAACGTTCAGCGAGTGATCATATAAATGAGGCcgtcaattatattaaaaacctGGAGAAGAAAATCCAAGACCTGAGTTTGAAGAGAGATAgtcttaaaaattataacttttcagAGACTCTTGACCATGGAAATGCAACTTCTAgtaaaaacttaacaaatagtAGTGTCACCGTCAGCCCTTACTGCGGAGGAGTGGAGATCGTGATAAATAGTGTCCTTGGAGAGGAAGGCTTGCTTCTTTCAAGAGTTCTTGAAGTAGTGCTTGAAGAAGGACTTGATATTACTCGCTGTGTTTCTACCCAAACAGATGATGGCTTCTTTCATAATATTCAGTCAGAG GTTGAAGATCTGACAGGTATTGATCTATGTGAGCTGCAACAGAAACTTAATGATGTGATTGTGTCAACTAGCTAG